In bacterium, the following are encoded in one genomic region:
- a CDS encoding AAA family ATPase, whose protein sequence is MDYKQIFGLKDQPFSNAPDNRFYYDSPQHSRAILKLNHAAEMMKGLAVVLGDIGTGKTTVSRRLLEILPDDQYETALLVIVHSEVTPGWLISKIALQMGVEKPADSKAALVGQLYEQLMKIYNDGRKAVVIIDEANMLKNKEIMEEMRGLLNMEVNGSMLITFLLFGLPDLEQCLALDPPLRERIAVKHKLEPLTSESTRGYIQYRLSVVDCTRELFTDSAYEFIHFYSDGKPRLINTICDNALLEAAMAGAQIVDETLIETVVADLGLKSETSGADTKTKTPVF, encoded by the coding sequence ATGGACTACAAGCAAATCTTCGGTCTTAAGGACCAGCCGTTCTCCAATGCTCCCGACAACCGTTTTTACTACGACAGCCCCCAGCATTCCCGTGCCATACTTAAGCTTAACCATGCGGCGGAGATGATGAAGGGTTTGGCGGTGGTATTGGGCGACATCGGGACCGGAAAGACCACGGTTTCCCGCCGCCTGCTGGAGATCCTGCCGGACGACCAGTACGAGACCGCCCTGCTGGTGATTGTGCATTCCGAGGTCACCCCGGGGTGGCTGATCAGCAAGATCGCTCTGCAGATGGGGGTGGAAAAGCCGGCCGATTCCAAGGCTGCCCTGGTGGGCCAGCTTTACGAGCAGCTGATGAAGATCTACAACGACGGCCGCAAGGCGGTGGTGATCATCGACGAGGCCAACATGCTCAAGAACAAGGAGATCATGGAGGAGATGCGGGGCCTGCTGAACATGGAGGTCAACGGCAGCATGCTGATCACCTTCCTGCTGTTCGGACTGCCGGACCTGGAGCAGTGCCTGGCTTTGGACCCGCCCTTGCGGGAGCGGATAGCGGTCAAGCACAAGCTGGAGCCGCTGACCTCGGAATCCACCCGGGGCTACATCCAGTACCGGCTTTCGGTGGTGGACTGCACCCGGGAACTGTTCACCGACTCGGCCTACGAGTTCATCCATTTCTATTCCGACGGAAAGCCCAGGCTGATAAACACCATCTGCGACAATGCCCTGCTGGAGGCGGCCATGGCCGGGGCCCAGATAGTTGACGAGACCCTGATAGAAACGGTGGTGGCCGACCTGGGTTTGAAAAGCGAGACCAGCGGAGCCGACACCAAAACCAAGACCCCTGTCTTTTAA
- a CDS encoding tetratricopeptide repeat protein → AYILLGQLFKDRRLTTIACLIFALHPVQTEAVAWISSRGDLMFTAFGLMMFIFYRKYFQTRKKIHLALSLACFVPALLSKETAVVIPLLIVLYDWLFEKQGRVKALAAGWKRYAPYFVLILAYLAVRRMALGRVSQCPYWGDSVWTTVFTMFRAALEYVRLLFLPLRLRVDYVYQLSASLLDWRVLGSLAILSGISLLAWRDIKKQRYLAFGWLWLVTGLMPVSNLLPLTAILAERFLYLPLLGFAVWAGYLWSRLENRKLAAAILFLALTAMMTLSIRRNLEWQDPFSFWTTEVSRSPNSYIAHDYLGNLYYQKGDLPSAEGHLLRAEELDPTYFNSLHGLSLVYAKWEKYDQAIVYARKNLSFDPASPDAYITLGISYGGKGDLLRAEEAFKQAVSIDPESKEGWTDLGVIYSQQQMWAKAAEAYSKALAADPGDPGSYNGLALALIRQGNEGQAIGLWQKALELNFDHLESRMNLAQALEKTDPAGAAAQWEIFLQAAQKLGQPVNREFIGRRIEVLKKNEKK, encoded by the coding sequence GGATCTCCAGCCGGGGCGACCTGATGTTCACGGCTTTCGGCCTGATGATGTTCATATTTTACCGGAAATATTTTCAGACCCGGAAAAAGATACACCTGGCTTTGTCGCTGGCCTGCTTCGTTCCTGCCCTCTTGTCCAAGGAAACGGCCGTGGTCATCCCCCTGCTGATAGTGCTTTATGACTGGCTTTTTGAGAAGCAGGGCAGGGTCAAGGCGCTGGCGGCCGGGTGGAAAAGATACGCACCCTATTTTGTCCTGATCCTGGCCTACCTGGCCGTGCGGCGGATGGCGCTGGGCCGGGTCTCGCAATGCCCCTACTGGGGCGATTCCGTCTGGACCACGGTCTTCACCATGTTCCGGGCGGCCCTGGAATACGTCCGGCTGCTGTTCCTTCCCCTCCGGCTGCGGGTGGACTACGTCTATCAGCTCTCCGCTTCCCTGCTGGACTGGCGGGTGCTTGGTTCCTTGGCAATTTTATCAGGCATCAGCCTGCTGGCCTGGCGGGACATCAAAAAACAAAGATACCTGGCCTTCGGCTGGCTGTGGCTGGTGACCGGCCTGATGCCGGTCTCCAACCTGCTGCCGCTGACTGCCATTCTGGCCGAGAGGTTCCTATACCTGCCCCTGCTGGGCTTTGCGGTATGGGCCGGATATCTTTGGAGCAGGCTGGAGAACAGGAAACTGGCGGCGGCCATCTTATTTCTGGCCCTGACGGCCATGATGACCCTTTCCATAAGACGAAATCTGGAATGGCAGGATCCCTTCAGCTTCTGGACCACCGAGGTTTCCCGTTCCCCCAATTCATACATCGCCCATGATTACCTGGGAAACCTTTATTACCAGAAAGGCGACCTGCCTTCCGCCGAGGGCCATCTATTAAGGGCAGAGGAGCTCGATCCCACATATTTCAACAGCCTGCACGGTCTGTCCCTGGTTTACGCCAAGTGGGAAAAGTACGACCAGGCAATTGTCTATGCCCGGAAAAACCTGTCTTTTGATCCCGCCAGCCCTGACGCCTATATAACTCTGGGCATCAGTTATGGCGGGAAGGGCGATCTGCTTCGGGCGGAAGAAGCCTTTAAACAGGCGGTTTCCATTGATCCTGAAAGCAAGGAGGGATGGACCGACCTGGGGGTCATTTACTCCCAACAGCAGATGTGGGCTAAGGCCGCGGAGGCATATTCCAAGGCCCTGGCCGCCGACCCCGGCGATCCCGGTTCTTATAACGGCCTGGCCCTGGCCTTGATCCGGCAGGGCAATGAAGGTCAGGCCATCGGGCTTTGGCAAAAGGCCTTGGAGTTAAATTTCGATCATCTGGAAAGCAGGATGAACCTGGCCCAGGCTTTGGAAAAGACCGACCCCGCCGGAGCGGCGGCCCAGTGGGAAATATTTTTACAGGCCGCCCAAAAACTGGGCCAGCCTGTCAACCGGGAGTTCATCGGCCGGAGGATCGAAGTCTTGAAGAAAAATGAAAAAAAATAA
- a CDS encoding SpoIID/LytB domain-containing protein has protein sequence MKKNKLLKLSFIFLATILAGCAPRYLSQKPEPEVALIRIALGRGLPQAEVQGADTVYLSDQEHSSVIVPGQNWKLLPASGGLMIQTSQGQTLGPIRGFVRIYSRSPFFINQREFSGPAEVRQAADNGLLLVMETELEKYLLGVVSAEMGSGRQELEALKAQAVASRSYALTRIGSSPEAGYDIEAGVQHQAYNGGGVVPPLILKAVEETRGQVLTCDGKVIAANFHSTCGGRTAMPSEVWQAVDERFPFLRSAKDDHCNISPRYSWQDTVTAREMLDKISPGQPQYRIKNVEILDRSRSGRVQALKISADCGDTVLYKDKIRFGLSASPVLSTRFDLKLQRDEDGLVTSMILEGSGYGHGVGLCQWGAIGMAREGKSYKNILRHYYREVEIKRLF, from the coding sequence ATGAAAAAAAATAAATTACTCAAACTATCCTTCATCTTTCTGGCAACTATCCTGGCCGGATGCGCCCCCCGCTACCTGTCGCAAAAACCAGAGCCGGAAGTGGCGCTGATCAGGATCGCCCTGGGCCGCGGCCTTCCTCAGGCGGAGGTGCAGGGTGCTGATACCGTCTACCTCAGCGATCAGGAACACAGCTCGGTCATTGTTCCCGGCCAAAATTGGAAGCTGCTGCCGGCGTCCGGAGGGCTGATGATCCAAACCAGCCAGGGTCAGACCCTGGGTCCGATCCGGGGTTTTGTCAGGATCTACTCCCGGTCTCCCTTCTTCATCAATCAACGGGAATTCTCCGGGCCGGCCGAGGTCCGCCAGGCAGCTGACAACGGCCTGCTGCTGGTGATGGAGACCGAGCTGGAGAAATATCTTTTGGGCGTGGTCAGCGCCGAGATGGGCAGCGGCCGCCAGGAACTGGAGGCATTGAAAGCCCAGGCGGTGGCCTCGCGCAGTTACGCCCTCACCAGGATCGGGTCCTCGCCCGAGGCCGGTTACGACATCGAAGCCGGGGTTCAGCATCAGGCATACAATGGCGGCGGAGTTGTCCCGCCCCTGATCCTAAAAGCAGTGGAGGAGACCCGGGGCCAGGTTTTGACCTGTGATGGAAAAGTGATTGCGGCCAATTTCCATTCCACCTGCGGCGGCCGCACCGCCATGCCTTCCGAGGTCTGGCAGGCGGTGGACGAGAGATTTCCCTTCTTAAGGTCCGCCAAAGACGATCATTGCAATATCTCTCCCCGGTATTCCTGGCAGGATACGGTCACCGCCCGGGAAATGCTGGACAAGATTTCCCCCGGCCAGCCCCAGTACAGGATCAAGAATGTGGAGATATTGGACAGATCCAGATCCGGCAGGGTGCAGGCACTTAAGATATCGGCCGATTGCGGGGACACTGTATTGTACAAGGACAAGATCAGGTTTGGACTTTCGGCCAGCCCGGTCTTGAGCACAAGGTTCGATCTGAAGTTGCAGCGGGATGAAGACGGTCTCGTCACTTCCATGATCCTGGAAGGTTCTGGATACGGGCACGGGGTGGGGCTTTGCCAGTGGGGGGCCATCGGAATGGCTAGAGAGGGAAAGAGCTATAAGAATATTTTAAGACATTATTACCGGGAGGTGGAAATTAAGAGGCTTTTTTGA